One segment of Leucoraja erinacea ecotype New England chromosome 7, Leri_hhj_1, whole genome shotgun sequence DNA contains the following:
- the LOC129698983 gene encoding secreted phosphoprotein 24-like isoform X1: protein MEPTFHLIPVPTTNMLSKHESVFECGGGAGYKDRRQRGEGRSRERSSNFTLRTQPADPTQDRMKSFLLVIAAVQILHCSGVPSSKDALRASVAKLNEITEITNLCAITRRGVTNTYRTGKLSYNVDLTFTVKETVCSKNSGQEFDDSSCTFRPKKIAEKGFCKSRVEYFADKVAVVDVECEGLKTIDSESDSIESSETSIETRSKSKDSSLEKSAHVESKSEETSLEESSNDKSKSTEKINVKRISRQRKKQVNRGISGGVFKRRE, encoded by the exons ATGGAGCCCACCTTTCATCTGATTCCGGTGCCCACGACCAACATGCTGAGCAAACATGAGTCAGTGTTTGAATGTGGTGGAGGTGCAGGGTATAAAGACCGAAGGCAGCGAGGTGAAGGCAGATCGAGAGAGAGAAGCAGCAACTTTACTCTGAGAACCCAGCCGGCTGATCCTACACAAGACAGAATGAAATCCTTCCTCCTCGTCATCGCTGCCGTGCAGATCCTCCACTGCTCAG GAGTGCCAAGCAGCAAGGATGCTCTGAGAGCCTCAGTTGCAAAACTGAATGAAATCACCGAGATCACCAACCTGTGTGCGATCACCAGGAGAGGTGTAACAAAT ACCTATCGCACGGGTAAACTGTCATACAACGTGGATTTAACATTCACCGTGAAAGAAACCGTCTGCTCCAAGAATTCTGGACAGGAATTTGATGATTCCAGTTGCACCTTCCGCCCTAAAAAGATTGCT GAGAAAGGGTTTTGCAAAAGCCGAGTGGAATATTTTGCTGATAAAGTTGCTGTAGTCGATGTGGAGTGTGAAGGTCTGAAGACCATTGACAGCGAGAGTGACTCAATAGAATCTAGTGAAACTAGTATTGAG ACTCGAAGCAAATCAAAAGATTCTTCGTTGGAGAAATCTGCACAT GTGGAAAGCAAGTCAGAAGAAACTTCACTGGAAGAATCTTCAAAC GACAAATCCAAATCAACAGAGAAAATCAACGTCAAACGAATCTCTAGACAAC GTAAAAAGCAAGTCAACAGAGGTATCAGTGGAGGAGTCTTCAAAC GAAGAGAATGA
- the LOC129698983 gene encoding secreted phosphoprotein 24-like isoform X2 yields the protein MEPTFHLIPVPTTNMLSKHESVFECGGGAGYKDRRQRGEGRSRERSSNFTLRTQPADPTQDRMKSFLLVIAAVQILHCSGVPSSKDALRASVAKLNEITEITNLCAITRRGVTNTYRTGKLSYNVDLTFTVKETVCSKNSGQEFDDSSCTFRPKKIAEKGFCKSRVEYFADKVAVVDVECEGLKTIDSESDSIESSETSIETRSKSKDSSLEKSAHVESKSEETSLEESSNVKSKSTEVSVEESSNEENEDSRGRH from the exons ATGGAGCCCACCTTTCATCTGATTCCGGTGCCCACGACCAACATGCTGAGCAAACATGAGTCAGTGTTTGAATGTGGTGGAGGTGCAGGGTATAAAGACCGAAGGCAGCGAGGTGAAGGCAGATCGAGAGAGAGAAGCAGCAACTTTACTCTGAGAACCCAGCCGGCTGATCCTACACAAGACAGAATGAAATCCTTCCTCCTCGTCATCGCTGCCGTGCAGATCCTCCACTGCTCAG GAGTGCCAAGCAGCAAGGATGCTCTGAGAGCCTCAGTTGCAAAACTGAATGAAATCACCGAGATCACCAACCTGTGTGCGATCACCAGGAGAGGTGTAACAAAT ACCTATCGCACGGGTAAACTGTCATACAACGTGGATTTAACATTCACCGTGAAAGAAACCGTCTGCTCCAAGAATTCTGGACAGGAATTTGATGATTCCAGTTGCACCTTCCGCCCTAAAAAGATTGCT GAGAAAGGGTTTTGCAAAAGCCGAGTGGAATATTTTGCTGATAAAGTTGCTGTAGTCGATGTGGAGTGTGAAGGTCTGAAGACCATTGACAGCGAGAGTGACTCAATAGAATCTAGTGAAACTAGTATTGAG ACTCGAAGCAAATCAAAAGATTCTTCGTTGGAGAAATCTGCACAT GTGGAAAGCAAGTCAGAAGAAACTTCACTGGAAGAATCTTCAAAC GTAAAAAGCAAGTCAACAGAGGTATCAGTGGAGGAGTCTTCAAAC GAAGAGAATGAGGACTCAAGAGGGAGACACTAA
- the LOC129698991 gene encoding secreted phosphoprotein 24-like translates to MKSFLLAIAAVQILHCSGVPSTKDALRASVAKLNEITEITNLCAITRRGVTTTYRTGKLSYNVDLTFTVKETVCSKNSGQEFDDSSCTFRPKKIAEKGFCKSRVEYFADKVAVVDVECEGLKTIDSESDSIESSETSIETRSKSKESSLEKSAHVESKSEETSLEESSNDKSKSTEKSTETSNESLDNVKSKSTEVSVEESSNEQNEDSRGRH, encoded by the exons ATGAAATCCTTCCTCCTCGCCATCGCTGCCGTGCAGATCCTCCACTGCTCAG GAGTGCCAAGCACCAAGGATGCTCTGAGAGCCTCAGTTGCAAAACTGAATGAAATCACCGAGATCACCAACCTGTGTGCGATCACCAGAAGAGGTGTAACAACT ACCTATCGCACGGGTAAGCTGTCATACAACGTGGATTTAACATTCACTGTGAAAGAAACCGTCTGCTCCAAGAATTCTGGACAGGAATTTGATGATTCCAGTTGCACCTTCCGCCCTAAAAAGATTGCT GAGAAAGGGTTTTGCAAAAGCCGCGTGGAATATTTTGCTGATAAAGTTGCTGTAGTCGATGTGGAGTGTGAAGGTCTGAAGACCATTGACAGCGAGAGTGACTCAATAGAATCTAGTGAAACCAGTATTGAG ACTCGAAGCAAATCAAAAGAGTCTTCGTTGGAGAAATCTGCACAT GTGGAAAGCAAGTCAGAAGAAACTTCACTGGAAGAATCTTCAAAC GACAAATCCAAATCAACAGAAAAATCAACAGAAACATCGAACGAGTCTCTAGACAAC GTGAAAAGCAAGTCAACAGAGGTATCAGTAGAGGAGTCTTCAAAC GAACAGAATGAGGACTCAAGAGGGAGACACTAA